The genomic stretch AATCCGGCAACCAGTCCGGCACCGCGACGCCCCAAGGCGCATCGCGCCCCAGTGTGGCAATCCGCAACGCCACTCCCGATCCGGTTGGGCTGCGCTCTAACTTGATGTTTGTCCCGGCTGGCCTGCTGGTGCTGCTGTCTTTGAACGATGGCGCCACTGGCTTGGCAATGGGGCTGATCGCCGCCTGTTTCTGGACGGCGGGTGCCTATATGCTGCGCGAAGGTCTGCGCGCCACAGCCGCCTATGACATGCGGCGCGTCGCCCGCAAACCCGCCCTGCCCCGCAAAATCCTGGCCGCTGTTCTGGTTGGTCTCGGCGGCGCCCTTGCCGCCTGGAAAGCTGAGCCTGGCATTGTGACCGCTGCAATCTACGGGCTGGCGGCCTGCGGCTTGCACCTGGCCGCCTTTGGGCTTGATCCGCTGCAGGACAAGGGCACCGAAGGGATTGATGATTTCCAGCAAAACCGGGTCGCCCGCGCCGTGGAAGAAGCCGAGTTCAGCCTGGATGAAATGACAGACGCCGCCATGCGGGCCCGTGACCGGGACGTAGAAGAGCGCGTTGAACAGTTTCAGGCCGTCGCCCGCGAACTGTTTCGCACCGTCGAAGAAGATCCCCGTGATCTGACAGCGGCCCGTAAATACCTCACGGTTTATTTGCGCGGCGCCAAGGACGCGACGGTAAAATTTGCCGATATCTACAGCCGCAGCGGCGATGCAACGGCGCGGGCAGACTACCTGTCACTGCTCAGCGATCTGGAAGACAATTTTGCCGCCCGCACCCGTAAAATGCTGCTCGAAGACCGCAGCGATCTCACCG from Phaeobacter sp. G2 encodes the following:
- a CDS encoding 5-bromo-4-chloroindolyl phosphate hydrolysis family protein, coding for MAKQFGGKFSPRGSSATPNSGNTQSGAQSGNQSGTATPQGASRPSVAIRNATPDPVGLRSNLMFVPAGLLVLLSLNDGATGLAMGLIAACFWTAGAYMLREGLRATAAYDMRRVARKPALPRKILAAVLVGLGGALAAWKAEPGIVTAAIYGLAACGLHLAAFGLDPLQDKGTEGIDDFQQNRVARAVEEAEFSLDEMTDAAMRARDRDVEERVEQFQAVARELFRTVEEDPRDLTAARKYLTVYLRGAKDATVKFADIYSRSGDATARADYLSLLSDLEDNFAARTRKMLLEDRSDLTVEIDVLRDRLQREGVHLDRS